One stretch of Jiangella gansuensis DSM 44835 DNA includes these proteins:
- a CDS encoding DUF1707 SHOCT-like domain-containing protein, with amino-acid sequence MGDELARGGDAAASRALERVSDADRERAAEFVQTALGDGRIGLDEIDERLGAVMAARTRGDLEAALVHLPGADAALATTQPVVPATGRASEPTTINGTHARIRRTGRWEVPAHLVVTMVHSWMVLDLMEADLPGPEIRVDVDLTHSRLRVIVPDDIRVEDSGLEQHGSTVSVEPARGTTSPRAVVRLSGRLHWSKVAAEPPGWRRRRELRKAARRSS; translated from the coding sequence ATGGGCGACGAGCTGGCACGAGGTGGGGACGCGGCCGCGTCTCGGGCGCTGGAGCGGGTGTCCGACGCCGACCGCGAGCGGGCGGCGGAATTCGTCCAGACAGCGCTCGGCGACGGCCGGATCGGTCTCGACGAGATCGACGAACGGCTCGGCGCGGTCATGGCCGCACGAACCCGCGGCGACCTCGAAGCGGCGTTGGTCCACCTCCCAGGCGCCGACGCCGCCTTGGCGACGACCCAGCCGGTGGTGCCCGCGACGGGTCGCGCGAGCGAACCCACGACGATCAATGGGACACACGCGAGAATCCGGCGCACCGGCCGGTGGGAGGTGCCCGCCCACCTCGTCGTCACGATGGTCCACTCGTGGATGGTCCTCGACCTCATGGAGGCGGACCTGCCCGGGCCCGAGATCCGAGTGGACGTCGACCTCACGCACAGCCGTCTTCGCGTGATCGTTCCCGATGACATCCGGGTCGAGGACTCAGGTCTCGAGCAGCACGGGTCGACGGTGAGCGTCGAACCGGCTCGCGGCACCACGTCGCCTCGTGCGGTCGTCCGCCTGAGCGGCCGGCTGCACTGGAGCAAGGTCGCCGCCGAGCCGCC
- a CDS encoding LacI family DNA-binding transcriptional regulator — translation MTVQRRRHASIIDVAALAGVSVTTVSHTLSQRRPVSAATRERVLDAIAELGYQPNDLARSMRSQRTNTIALVIPDITNPFYTSVARGLQDAIQADTYFGIVCNTDANPDLERKTVEQLVKRRVDGIVFSGYYQHQEDIRPAVSVGIPVVLLGSHRPKEGYDVVNGADHESGAEATRYLIGRGHRRIGFITAPAGSGAPAVRVDGYRAALHEAGIPAEPDLLLRAPVSGDGGAQGMNALLDLPEPPDAVIATNDVVAIGAIGAAHARGLRIPDDIAVMGFDDIEAARLITPKLTTMANQSHQIGHAAGRLVLQRIAGEGPPDPQEVVFSAQLRRRESA, via the coding sequence ATGACCGTGCAGCGCCGTCGCCACGCCAGCATCATCGACGTCGCGGCTTTGGCAGGCGTGAGTGTCACCACCGTCTCGCACACTCTCAGCCAGCGCCGGCCGGTCTCGGCGGCCACCCGGGAGCGGGTGCTCGACGCCATCGCCGAGCTGGGCTATCAGCCCAACGATCTGGCCCGCAGCATGCGCAGCCAGCGGACGAACACCATCGCGTTGGTGATCCCCGACATCACCAACCCCTTCTACACCTCCGTGGCCCGCGGCCTGCAGGACGCCATCCAGGCGGATACGTACTTCGGCATCGTCTGCAACACCGACGCGAACCCGGATCTCGAGCGCAAGACCGTGGAGCAGCTCGTGAAGAGACGGGTCGACGGCATCGTCTTCTCCGGGTACTACCAGCATCAGGAAGACATCCGGCCGGCCGTGTCGGTCGGCATACCTGTCGTCCTGCTCGGAAGTCACCGGCCGAAGGAGGGGTACGACGTCGTCAACGGCGCCGACCACGAGAGCGGCGCCGAGGCCACGCGCTACCTCATCGGCCGCGGCCATCGGCGCATCGGGTTCATCACCGCGCCGGCCGGCAGCGGCGCGCCCGCGGTGCGCGTCGACGGCTATCGCGCCGCGCTTCACGAGGCGGGCATCCCGGCAGAACCCGACCTGCTCCTGCGCGCGCCAGTGAGCGGCGACGGCGGCGCCCAGGGCATGAACGCCCTGCTGGATCTGCCGGAACCACCCGACGCCGTGATCGCCACCAACGACGTCGTCGCGATCGGCGCCATCGGCGCCGCCCATGCCCGGGGGCTGCGGATCCCCGACGACATCGCCGTCATGGGGTTCGACGACATCGAGGCGGCCAGGCTGATCACCCCGAAGCTCACCACCATGGCCAACCAGTCGCACCAGATCGGGCACGCCGCCGGCCGACTGGTGCTCCAGCGCATCGCAGGCGAGGGCCCGCCCGACCCGCAGGAGGTCGTCTTCTCGGCGCAGCTGCGCCGCCGCGAGTCGGCCTGA
- a CDS encoding carbohydrate ABC transporter permease, protein MSTSQDVIREPFGLWSSGIQWHNLSDAWNLVHIGRALLNTVWIALGSWFFGLLVALTGGYALSVLRPRYGPIVTGAVLATLFVPGVVSLVASYLIILDVPIVERNLINTFWAVWLPAAPSAFNVLLMKRVFDRLPRDLFEAAKVDGAGPFRIFWSIVLPMSKPIIGVISLLTIMAAWKEFLWPMLVLPDTELQPLSVVLPRLEQTSEMSLLMASLFISVIIPVLLFLVFQRQFLRGAGQAGALKG, encoded by the coding sequence GTGTCGACCAGCCAGGACGTCATCCGCGAGCCGTTCGGGCTGTGGTCCAGCGGCATCCAGTGGCACAACCTCAGCGACGCCTGGAATCTTGTCCACATCGGCCGGGCGCTGCTGAACACGGTGTGGATCGCCCTCGGCTCGTGGTTCTTCGGCCTGCTCGTCGCGTTGACCGGCGGCTACGCGCTGTCGGTGCTGCGTCCGAGGTACGGCCCGATCGTCACCGGCGCCGTGCTGGCCACCCTGTTCGTGCCCGGTGTCGTGTCTCTGGTCGCGTCGTACCTCATCATCCTCGACGTGCCGATCGTCGAGCGGAACCTCATCAACACGTTCTGGGCCGTCTGGCTGCCCGCCGCGCCGAGCGCGTTCAACGTGCTGCTGATGAAGCGCGTGTTCGACCGGCTGCCTCGCGACCTGTTCGAGGCGGCGAAGGTCGACGGTGCCGGTCCGTTCCGCATCTTCTGGAGCATCGTGCTACCGATGTCGAAGCCGATCATCGGTGTCATCTCGTTGCTGACGATCATGGCGGCATGGAAGGAGTTCCTCTGGCCGATGCTGGTCCTGCCCGACACCGAACTACAGCCGTTGTCGGTCGTGCTGCCACGGCTGGAACAGACCTCGGAGATGAGTCTGCTCATGGCCAGCCTGTTCATCTCGGTCATCATCCCGGTGCTGCTCTTCCTGGTCTTCCAGCGTCAGTTCCTCCGTGGCGCCGGCCAGGCGGGAGCGCTGAAGGGTTGA